The following coding sequences are from one Bradyrhizobium sp. WSM471 window:
- a CDS encoding TRAP transporter large permease, with translation MLLLLGGFLVLMLLGVPVAIAMAASSLLYILVSGVTPDVTLAQRMIAGVESFPLLAVPFFILAGNLMNIAGVTGRIYKFAVALVGWMRGGLGHVNIIGSVIFSGMSGTAIADAAGLGTIEIKAMKDHGYSTEFSVGVTAASATLGPIIPPSLPFVIYGMMANVSIGALFLGGVIPGVVLTLLMMATVTYFAHKNKWGSDTPFSWPQLGSAGLEILVVLSFPMAVWLLTVAGLSTNWAVGLGLVVLLAMDWYFDFSAVMALMAPVILIGGMTLGWFTPTEAAVAAVIWSLFLGLVRYRTMTMKTVAKATFDTIETTASVLFIVTAASIFAWLLTVSQAAQLLSDWMLSITHNKWVFLALANVLILFVGCFIDTTAAITILVPILLPIVLKLGIDPIHFGLIMTLNLMIGLLHPPLGMVLFVLARVAKLSVERTTVAILPWLVPLMLALIAITYIPELTLWLPKYMGLSK, from the coding sequence ATGCTGCTGCTGCTTGGAGGCTTTCTCGTCCTGATGCTGCTCGGCGTTCCCGTGGCCATCGCGATGGCCGCGTCGTCGCTGCTCTACATCCTGGTCAGCGGGGTAACTCCCGACGTCACGCTGGCGCAGCGCATGATCGCCGGGGTGGAGAGCTTTCCGCTGCTCGCCGTGCCGTTCTTCATCCTGGCCGGCAATCTCATGAACATCGCGGGCGTCACCGGGCGCATCTACAAATTCGCCGTCGCGCTGGTCGGCTGGATGCGCGGCGGCCTCGGCCACGTCAACATCATCGGCTCGGTGATCTTCTCCGGCATGTCGGGCACCGCGATCGCGGATGCCGCCGGTCTCGGCACCATCGAGATCAAGGCGATGAAGGACCACGGCTACTCCACGGAATTCTCCGTGGGCGTCACCGCGGCGTCCGCCACGCTCGGGCCGATCATCCCGCCCTCGCTGCCTTTCGTGATCTACGGCATGATGGCCAACGTCTCGATCGGCGCGCTGTTTCTGGGGGGCGTCATTCCAGGCGTCGTGCTGACGCTGCTGATGATGGCCACCGTCACCTACTTCGCGCACAAGAACAAATGGGGCAGCGATACGCCGTTCTCCTGGCCGCAATTGGGATCGGCGGGGCTCGAGATCCTCGTTGTACTGAGCTTCCCGATGGCTGTCTGGCTTCTGACGGTCGCCGGTCTCTCAACCAATTGGGCAGTTGGGCTTGGCCTGGTCGTGCTGCTCGCGATGGACTGGTACTTCGACTTCTCTGCGGTGATGGCGCTGATGGCGCCGGTGATCCTGATCGGCGGCATGACGCTCGGCTGGTTCACCCCGACGGAAGCCGCCGTCGCCGCCGTGATCTGGTCGCTGTTCCTCGGCCTGGTGCGCTACCGCACCATGACGATGAAAACGGTCGCGAAGGCGACTTTCGACACCATCGAGACCACGGCTTCGGTGCTGTTCATCGTCACGGCAGCCTCGATCTTCGCCTGGCTGCTGACGGTGTCGCAGGCAGCCCAACTGCTGTCGGACTGGATGCTAAGCATCACCCACAACAAATGGGTGTTCCTGGCGCTCGCCAACGTCCTGATCCTGTTCGTCGGCTGCTTCATCGACACCACGGCGGCGATCACCATCCTGGTGCCGATCCTGTTGCCGATCGTGCTCAAGCTCGGCATCGACCCGATCCATTTCGGTCTGATCATGACGCTGAACTTGATGATCGGCCTGTTGCATCCGCCGCTCGGCATGGTCTTGTTCGTGCTCGCGCGCGTCGCAAAGCTGTCGGTCGAGCGCACGACGGTGGCGATCCTACCCTGGCTGGTGCCACTGATGCTCGCACTGATCGCGATCACCTACATCCCCGAATTGACCCTCTGGCTGCCGAAATACATGGGACTTTCCAAATGA
- a CDS encoding TRAP transporter small permease, with amino-acid sequence MSTAETHRHITADEIAHTFEEEATPKVDLGIYAFEDWVALAIFWVMALAVFLQFFTRYVLNDSYAWTEEIATYCLIGVVFIGSSMCVRLSRHIQVDLLYRYLPHLVARALSTVIDLIRIVFFGYAIKLVWVYIQIIGDESMTTINLPKDYVYYSVLLGFVLMFVRSLQVAVQHLRQGYSILERPGAYDGFEG; translated from the coding sequence ATGTCCACCGCCGAGACGCACCGGCACATCACAGCGGACGAGATCGCCCACACCTTTGAGGAGGAGGCGACACCCAAGGTCGATCTCGGCATCTACGCTTTCGAGGACTGGGTGGCGCTGGCGATCTTCTGGGTGATGGCGCTCGCCGTCTTCCTCCAGTTCTTCACCCGCTACGTGCTCAACGACAGCTACGCCTGGACCGAGGAGATCGCGACCTACTGCCTGATCGGCGTGGTCTTCATCGGCTCCTCGATGTGCGTGCGGCTGTCCCGGCACATCCAGGTCGACCTGCTCTATCGCTATCTGCCGCACCTCGTGGCCCGCGCGTTGTCGACGGTGATCGACCTGATCCGGATCGTCTTCTTCGGCTACGCCATCAAGCTGGTCTGGGTCTACATCCAGATCATCGGCGACGAATCCATGACCACGATCAATCTTCCCAAGGACTACGTCTACTATTCGGTGCTGCTCGGCTTCGTGCTGATGTTCGTGCGCTCTCTGCAGGTGGCGGTGCAACATTTGCGACAGGGCTATTCGATCCTCGAACGTCCCGGCGCCTACGACGGTTTTGAAGGGTAA
- a CDS encoding sialic acid TRAP transporter substrate-binding protein SiaP → MVLAVSAAAMIATTGAGMAQTKLKWAHVYETSEPFHTASVWAAQEIGKRTNGRYAIDVYPASQLGKEADINQGLSLGSVDIIISGSSFAAKSFPPIGVTYYPYTFRDADHLLAYTKSDIFKELTKGYEDKSGHHIVAVTYYGVRQTSSNKPIKTCADLKGLKMRVPDVPAYLAMPRACGANTAPIAFAEVYLALQNGTVEAQENPLTTIEAKKFYEVQKHIVLTGHIVDHLNTVVAGALWKKLSDEDKKIFTDVAQEAAAKATAEIKQNESKLVAFFKEKGLTVTEVDKNEFRDTVLKNVAFETFGYRKADWERIQAVK, encoded by the coding sequence ATGGTGCTGGCGGTCTCGGCCGCGGCGATGATTGCTACGACTGGCGCCGGCATGGCACAGACCAAGCTGAAATGGGCCCATGTTTACGAGACCTCGGAGCCCTTCCACACCGCGTCGGTCTGGGCCGCGCAGGAGATCGGCAAGCGCACCAACGGGCGCTATGCGATCGACGTCTATCCGGCGTCGCAGCTCGGCAAGGAGGCCGACATCAACCAGGGCCTTTCGCTCGGCTCGGTCGACATCATCATCTCCGGCTCGAGCTTCGCGGCCAAGAGCTTTCCGCCGATCGGCGTGACCTATTATCCCTACACCTTCCGCGACGCCGATCATCTGCTCGCCTACACCAAGAGCGACATCTTCAAGGAGCTCACCAAGGGTTATGAGGACAAGAGCGGCCACCACATCGTCGCGGTGACCTATTACGGGGTGCGCCAGACTTCGTCGAACAAGCCGATCAAGACCTGTGCCGACCTCAAGGGCCTGAAGATGCGCGTGCCCGACGTTCCCGCCTATCTGGCGATGCCGCGCGCCTGCGGCGCCAACACCGCGCCGATCGCGTTCGCCGAAGTCTATCTGGCGCTCCAGAACGGCACCGTCGAGGCGCAGGAGAACCCGCTGACCACGATCGAGGCCAAGAAGTTTTACGAGGTGCAGAAGCACATCGTGCTGACCGGCCATATCGTCGACCACCTCAACACGGTAGTGGCGGGTGCGCTCTGGAAGAAGCTCAGCGACGAGGACAAGAAGATCTTCACCGACGTAGCGCAGGAAGCCGCTGCCAAGGCGACTGCGGAGATCAAGCAGAACGAATCCAAGCTGGTCGCCTTCTTCAAGGAGAAGGGCCTGACCGTGACCGAGGTCGACAAGAACGAGTTCCGCGACACCGTGCTGAAGAACGTCGCGTTCGAGACGTTTGGCTATCGCAAGGCCGATTGGGAACGCATTCAGGCGGTGAAGTGA
- a CDS encoding FadR/GntR family transcriptional regulator, with the protein MPLEAVEARRLYRQVADQLRNLIDSGEYAVGSRLPTERELAEQLKISRPTVREALIALEVEGRLRIRVGSGIYVIEPAAVAATAPASVIEGPFELLRAREFLESAIAEEAARVATKDDVARIDASLVAMENVEHPGEASMVHDRAFHVAIAGSLGNAVLVRVVGELFDQRLNPYFAQLAHYFESPGTWRTALDEHRAVRDAIAAHDPEAARGAMRDHLARSQERFAQNFGAETAAGSSSARGRSAGSPVTPAKPERALKKRAKSGSVRRR; encoded by the coding sequence GTGCCGCTGGAAGCTGTGGAGGCGAGACGGCTTTATCGCCAGGTCGCCGATCAATTACGAAACCTGATCGACAGCGGCGAGTACGCGGTCGGCAGCCGCTTGCCGACCGAACGCGAACTCGCCGAGCAGCTCAAGATTTCCAGGCCGACAGTGCGCGAAGCCCTGATCGCGCTCGAAGTCGAGGGCCGCCTTCGCATCCGCGTCGGTTCCGGCATCTATGTGATCGAGCCCGCGGCGGTTGCGGCGACCGCGCCTGCTTCCGTCATCGAGGGCCCGTTCGAGCTGCTGCGCGCCCGCGAGTTCCTGGAAAGTGCCATCGCCGAAGAAGCCGCGCGCGTGGCGACGAAGGACGACGTTGCCCGCATCGATGCGTCGCTTGTCGCGATGGAGAATGTAGAACACCCCGGCGAAGCCTCGATGGTGCACGACCGCGCGTTCCACGTCGCGATCGCCGGGAGCCTCGGCAATGCCGTTCTGGTGCGCGTCGTCGGCGAGTTGTTCGACCAGCGCCTCAACCCCTATTTCGCGCAGCTTGCGCATTATTTCGAGAGCCCGGGCACGTGGCGCACTGCGCTTGACGAGCATCGCGCGGTGCGCGACGCGATCGCGGCGCATGATCCCGAGGCCGCGCGCGGTGCGATGCGCGATCATCTCGCACGATCCCAGGAGCGTTTTGCGCAGAATTTTGGCGCCGAGACCGCGGCAGGATCGTCTTCGGCGCGCGGCCGATCGGCAGGCTCGCCGGTAACGCCGGCAAAACCGGAGCGAGCGCTGAAGAAGCGGGCCAAAAGCGGCAGCGTGCGGCGGCGATGA
- a CDS encoding mannitol dehydrogenase family protein: MRPGSKRLGRANLDRLPPGIRRPAYDRSRVTSGIVHLGLGAFHRAHQAVVIDDCLAAGATSWGIVGASLRSPDTRDALAPQDHLYTVAVRAAEGTEHRIIGALLDSVVARESPARLIERMADPAIRIVSLTVTEKGYCHTPQTGDLDERHPDVVHDLNNFDAPRSAPGFIVAALARRRALGVPPFTVLSCDNLAANGHTVQRIVTQFAALRSKDLGKWIADTAAFPSTMVDRIVPETTDSDRDAVSSALGLRDAWPVMTEPFTQWVVEDRFTAGRPDLAAAGVELVTDVKPFELMKLRLLNASHSALAYLGYLAGYETIADTMLDPHFARLAAQVMEEAAVTLTMPAGTDLAAYRASLLKRFANPALHHRTWQIAMDGSQKLPQRLLGAIQDRLASNLPIATHALAVAGWMRYVTGLDEKGRTIDVRDPLAAEFAGLAGEAGPVAERLAPALLGVGKVFGPLGAEPRLREAVTAALRRLYKDGARRSVETLVSA; this comes from the coding sequence ATGCGCCCTGGTTCGAAGCGTCTTGGCCGCGCCAATCTCGACCGGCTGCCACCCGGCATCCGCCGCCCGGCCTACGACCGTTCGCGCGTCACGTCCGGCATCGTGCATCTGGGCCTTGGCGCGTTTCATCGCGCCCACCAGGCCGTCGTCATCGACGATTGCCTTGCCGCCGGCGCCACGTCGTGGGGCATCGTCGGCGCCAGCTTGCGCAGCCCTGACACACGCGACGCCCTCGCCCCGCAGGATCATCTCTATACGGTTGCCGTCCGTGCGGCCGAAGGCACCGAACACCGCATCATCGGTGCGCTGCTCGACAGCGTGGTCGCGCGCGAAAGCCCGGCACGATTGATCGAGCGAATGGCCGATCCCGCCATTCGCATCGTCTCCCTCACCGTCACCGAGAAAGGCTATTGCCACACGCCGCAGACCGGCGATCTCGACGAACGGCATCCTGATGTCGTGCACGACCTCAACAATTTCGACGCGCCGCGCTCGGCTCCCGGCTTCATCGTTGCCGCGCTGGCGCGCCGACGGGCCCTGGGCGTCCCGCCCTTCACCGTGCTGAGCTGCGACAACCTCGCCGCCAACGGCCATACCGTGCAGAGGATCGTGACGCAATTCGCGGCGCTGCGCTCGAAGGATCTCGGCAAGTGGATCGCGGATACGGCGGCCTTCCCCTCGACCATGGTCGACCGGATCGTGCCGGAGACGACGGATAGTGACCGCGATGCGGTTTCATCGGCACTCGGTTTGCGCGACGCATGGCCCGTCATGACCGAGCCGTTCACGCAATGGGTGGTCGAGGACCGTTTCACGGCAGGCCGGCCCGATCTTGCCGCTGCCGGAGTCGAGCTCGTCACCGACGTCAAGCCGTTCGAGCTGATGAAGCTGCGGCTGCTCAACGCCAGCCATTCGGCGCTGGCCTATCTCGGCTATCTCGCCGGCTACGAGACCATCGCCGACACCATGCTGGATCCGCATTTCGCGCGCCTCGCCGCGCAGGTGATGGAAGAGGCGGCGGTGACGCTGACAATGCCCGCGGGCACCGATCTCGCCGCCTATCGCGCCTCGCTGCTCAAGCGCTTCGCCAATCCGGCACTGCATCACCGCACCTGGCAGATCGCGATGGACGGCTCGCAAAAGCTGCCGCAGCGCCTGCTCGGCGCGATCCAGGATCGTCTCGCCAGCAACCTGCCGATCGCGACACATGCGCTCGCGGTGGCCGGCTGGATGCGCTACGTCACCGGCCTCGACGAGAAGGGCCGCACCATCGACGTGCGCGATCCGCTCGCCGCCGAGTTCGCTGGCTTGGCCGGCGAGGCAGGTCCCGTCGCCGAACGATTGGCGCCCGCACTGCTCGGCGTCGGAAAAGTGTTCGGGCCGCTAGGCGCGGAACCGCGCCTGCGCGAGGCCGTGACCGCGGCGCTCCGCCGACTCTACAAGGATGGCGCGCGGCGTTCGGTGGAGACTCTGGTCTCGGCGTGA
- a CDS encoding nuclear transport factor 2 family protein, with translation MAKDSKVIAANAAFYAAFSTGDFDEMERMWADDDAISCIHPGWPAIVGRATVIGSWRDILQSSERPQIVCAEPQAIVDGDSARVLCIEIVDGTALAAANHFRRVGDDWRLVHHQSSPIAQIVEQAEDDRASHRVH, from the coding sequence ATGGCAAAGGACAGCAAGGTGATCGCCGCGAACGCAGCGTTCTACGCCGCCTTTTCGACCGGCGATTTCGACGAAATGGAGCGGATGTGGGCGGACGATGACGCCATTTCCTGCATTCATCCCGGCTGGCCGGCCATCGTCGGCCGCGCCACAGTGATCGGAAGCTGGCGCGACATCCTGCAGAGTTCGGAACGGCCGCAGATCGTCTGCGCGGAACCGCAGGCCATCGTGGATGGCGACAGCGCGCGCGTGCTCTGCATCGAGATCGTCGACGGCACGGCATTGGCCGCGGCCAACCATTTTCGGCGCGTCGGCGACGACTGGCGCCTGGTGCACCACCAGTCCAGCCCGATCGCGCAGATTGTCGAGCAAGCTGAGGACGATAGAGCGAGCCACCGCGTCCATTGA
- a CDS encoding HAD family hydrolase — MQAEAPAIMLSDAAELVCRAAALIFDVDGTLAETEELHRQAFNHAFARHGLDWQWDRAVYKELLRVTGGKERIRAHHERLLIAAPLPDEDIAALHRIKTTHYAELVETGCCPLRPGVRDLLAAAKARGQRLAIATTTSHGNIDALLSRALGERWAADFDAIVAGDDVRHKKPAPDVYFEILARLKLNASDCVAIEDSTNGMIAASRTNIPVLITRSMFFRDDDFSQARVVLDDLSGLG, encoded by the coding sequence ATGCAGGCAGAAGCGCCAGCCATAATGCTATCTGACGCCGCTGAGCTGGTCTGCCGCGCCGCCGCGCTGATCTTCGACGTCGACGGCACCTTGGCCGAGACCGAAGAGCTGCATCGGCAGGCCTTCAACCATGCCTTCGCCCGCCACGGTCTCGACTGGCAGTGGGACCGGGCGGTCTACAAGGAGCTACTGCGGGTCACGGGCGGCAAGGAGCGGATCCGCGCCCACCATGAAAGGTTGCTGATCGCGGCGCCACTGCCGGACGAGGACATTGCCGCGCTCCATCGCATCAAGACTACGCATTATGCCGAACTGGTCGAGACCGGCTGTTGCCCCTTACGGCCCGGGGTGAGGGATCTGCTCGCTGCTGCCAAGGCGCGCGGCCAGCGGCTCGCGATCGCGACGACCACGTCGCACGGCAACATCGATGCACTGCTGTCGCGGGCGCTGGGAGAGCGCTGGGCCGCGGATTTTGATGCGATCGTCGCCGGGGATGACGTGCGGCATAAAAAGCCCGCTCCGGATGTCTATTTCGAGATCCTGGCGCGGCTGAAGCTCAACGCGTCCGACTGCGTCGCGATCGAGGATTCCACCAACGGCATGATCGCGGCCTCAAGGACGAACATTCCCGTGCTCATCACCAGAAGCATGTTCTTCCGGGACGATGATTTTAGCCAGGCGCGGGTCGTGCTGGATGATCTGTCCGGGCTCGGGTGA
- a CDS encoding SDR family oxidoreductase, with protein MRLFILGLGYSARHFVRLFGGRFSHIAGTVRDPAQRGDLAGIEVHAFSDSSPARETVERMRDADVLLISIPPGGSGDPAITAFSGLLAAGGNRKIVYLSTIGVYGDHAGGWVDESTPPKADLDRTRMRVAAEQAWTDTTGGNAAILRLAGIYGPGRNALVTLRAGTARRIIKPGQVFNRIHVGDIASAIMAAVNQPSGGIWNVCDDEPAPPQDVIAYAAKLMNVAPPPEEPFETAEMSAMARSFYASSARVSNAKLRRELGVTLAYPTYRHALDALWQAGEGGS; from the coding sequence ATGCGGCTCTTTATCCTTGGTCTCGGCTACAGTGCCCGGCACTTCGTCCGCCTGTTCGGTGGCCGCTTCTCGCATATCGCCGGCACGGTGCGCGATCCCGCGCAGCGGGGCGACCTCGCCGGCATCGAGGTGCACGCCTTCTCCGACAGCAGTCCGGCACGCGAGACAGTCGAACGCATGAGAGATGCGGATGTCCTTCTCATATCGATCCCGCCCGGCGGCAGCGGCGATCCCGCAATCACGGCCTTCTCCGGCCTGCTGGCGGCGGGCGGAAACCGCAAGATCGTCTATTTGTCCACGATCGGCGTGTATGGTGACCACGCCGGTGGATGGGTCGACGAGAGCACGCCGCCGAAGGCGGACCTCGACCGGACGCGCATGCGGGTCGCGGCGGAACAGGCCTGGACCGACACGACCGGTGGCAACGCCGCGATCCTGCGGCTTGCGGGTATCTATGGCCCCGGCCGTAACGCGCTGGTGACGCTCCGCGCTGGAACGGCCCGGCGCATCATCAAGCCGGGACAGGTGTTCAACCGCATCCACGTCGGCGACATCGCGAGCGCGATCATGGCCGCGGTGAATCAGCCGAGCGGCGGCATCTGGAACGTCTGCGACGACGAGCCGGCGCCGCCGCAGGACGTGATCGCTTACGCGGCAAAGCTGATGAATGTTGCGCCGCCGCCGGAAGAGCCGTTCGAGACCGCCGAGATGTCGGCGATGGCCCGCAGCTTCTATGCCAGCAGCGCTCGTGTTTCCAACGCGAAACTGAGGCGCGAGCTCGGCGTCACGCTTGCTTATCCGACCTACCGTCACGCCCTCGATGCGTTGTGGCAAGCGGGGGAAGGAGGATCATGA
- a CDS encoding dienelactone hydrolase family protein — protein sequence MSIETTMTSDVVGLTKVAPVSRRGFMSATAAVAAGYTLAAGPVRAEAITTDVNGLQTGDVKIKVGSEEMPAYFARPAGNTKAPVIIVAMEIFGLHEYIKDVTRRLAKLGAFAVAPDYYFRKGVDLTKVSEIKDLLPIVNAKPDAELLSDLDATVAWAGSQGGDTGKLGIIGFCRGGRTVWEYAAHSGSLKAGVAFYGTVVDPANPLWPKSPMQLAPEMKAPVLGLYGGADTGIPVTQVEQMKAALEQNKKTAEFKIYPEAPHGFHADYRGSYRKDAAEDAWKQAQAWFKKYGVLS from the coding sequence ATGAGTATCGAAACCACCATGACATCCGACGTAGTCGGGCTGACCAAGGTCGCCCCGGTCTCGCGCCGCGGATTCATGAGCGCCACCGCGGCGGTGGCTGCCGGCTACACTCTTGCGGCCGGGCCTGTGCGCGCCGAGGCGATCACGACTGACGTCAATGGTCTCCAGACCGGTGACGTCAAGATCAAGGTCGGTTCCGAGGAGATGCCAGCGTATTTCGCCCGCCCTGCCGGCAACACCAAGGCGCCGGTGATCATCGTGGCGATGGAGATCTTCGGCCTGCACGAATACATCAAGGACGTAACGCGGCGCCTCGCCAAGCTCGGCGCCTTCGCAGTCGCGCCGGACTATTATTTCCGCAAGGGCGTCGATTTGACCAAGGTCAGCGAGATCAAGGACCTGCTGCCGATCGTCAATGCCAAGCCGGACGCGGAGCTGCTGTCCGACCTCGACGCAACCGTGGCGTGGGCGGGATCGCAAGGCGGCGACACCGGCAAGCTCGGCATCATCGGCTTCTGCCGTGGCGGGCGCACCGTCTGGGAATATGCCGCTCATAGCGGCAGCCTCAAGGCTGGTGTTGCGTTCTACGGCACAGTGGTCGATCCCGCCAATCCGCTGTGGCCGAAGAGCCCGATGCAGCTCGCGCCCGAGATGAAGGCACCGGTGCTCGGTCTCTATGGCGGCGCCGATACCGGCATTCCCGTCACTCAGGTCGAGCAGATGAAAGCCGCGCTCGAGCAGAACAAGAAGACGGCCGAGTTCAAGATCTATCCGGAAGCGCCGCACGGCTTCCATGCCGACTACCGCGGCAGCTACCGCAAGGACGCCGCAGAAGATGCCTGGAAGCAGGCCCAGGCCTGGTTCAAGAAGTATGGCGTGCTGAGCTGA
- a CDS encoding MFS transporter: MIEQVRPFSVKRAALAATVGNMLEFYDFITYSFFAIQIGHTFFPMGSEYGSLMLSLATFGAGFVTRPIGGIVLGIYSDRIGRRPAMLLSFALMGLSILTIALTPSYQSIGLAAPVIVIAARMAQGFALGGEVGPTTAYLIEIAPPEHRALVVAWQPASQEIAATAGALVGVILSKTMAPEMLDAYGWRVAFLIGAVCLPFGFWMRRTLPETIPQAEAGARTVEHTGHLSQARRHLGIIGLALMILASGTISTYVTQYMTTYAQNTLHVSSTLAFTVSLVSNGIQFVGALVGGWLADRLGRKPVMIWPQLATLLLTYPTFLWIVHAPGALSLLVGFGVLSVIGSLPFTAFYATFTEALPQNIRGGVFATVYAVAIASFGGTAQLVVTWLLHVTGNPLAPAWYLLLAAIVGLVAMSLMPETAPVKQRRNKI; the protein is encoded by the coding sequence GTGATCGAGCAAGTGAGGCCGTTCAGCGTCAAGCGCGCAGCATTGGCCGCCACCGTCGGCAACATGCTCGAGTTCTACGACTTCATCACTTACAGCTTCTTCGCCATCCAGATCGGCCATACCTTCTTCCCGATGGGAAGCGAGTACGGCAGCCTGATGCTGTCGCTGGCGACCTTCGGCGCCGGCTTCGTGACGCGGCCGATCGGCGGAATCGTGCTCGGGATCTATTCCGACCGGATCGGCCGGCGGCCTGCCATGCTGCTGAGCTTCGCGCTCATGGGGCTATCGATCCTGACCATCGCGCTCACGCCGTCCTATCAATCGATCGGCCTTGCCGCGCCCGTCATCGTGATCGCGGCGCGTATGGCGCAAGGCTTTGCCCTTGGCGGCGAGGTTGGGCCGACCACCGCCTATCTGATCGAGATCGCCCCGCCCGAGCATCGTGCGCTGGTGGTGGCCTGGCAGCCGGCGAGCCAGGAGATCGCCGCGACCGCGGGCGCTCTCGTCGGCGTCATCCTGAGCAAGACGATGGCGCCGGAGATGCTCGACGCCTATGGCTGGCGGGTGGCGTTTCTGATCGGAGCGGTCTGCCTGCCGTTCGGGTTCTGGATGCGCCGGACGCTGCCCGAGACGATCCCGCAGGCCGAAGCCGGTGCCCGCACCGTCGAGCACACCGGTCATCTTTCGCAGGCGAGACGACACCTTGGCATCATCGGACTTGCGCTGATGATCCTGGCAAGCGGCACGATCTCGACTTACGTCACCCAATACATGACGACCTATGCGCAGAACACGCTGCATGTGTCCTCGACACTGGCTTTCACCGTGTCGCTGGTCAGCAACGGCATTCAGTTTGTCGGCGCGCTGGTCGGGGGCTGGCTGGCAGATCGTCTCGGTCGCAAGCCGGTGATGATCTGGCCGCAGCTCGCCACGCTGCTGCTGACCTACCCGACCTTCCTGTGGATCGTCCATGCGCCCGGCGCGTTGTCGCTCCTGGTTGGTTTCGGTGTCCTGTCCGTCATCGGCTCGCTGCCGTTCACTGCGTTCTACGCGACCTTCACCGAGGCGCTGCCGCAGAACATCCGCGGCGGTGTGTTCGCGACCGTCTATGCGGTCGCGATCGCCAGCTTCGGCGGGACGGCGCAGCTCGTGGTCACCTGGCTCCTCCACGTCACCGGCAATCCGCTGGCGCCGGCCTGGTACCTGCTGCTTGCGGCGATCGTCGGACTTGTCGCGATGAGCCTGATGCCCGAGACCGCGCCGGTGAAACAGCGTCGGAACAAGATCTGA
- a CDS encoding MarR family winged helix-turn-helix transcriptional regulator yields MNLARESIELLEQVARILWFEGTKHGLRDREWMALRFLSRANRFSRTPSALASYVGTTRGTASFIIGELERLGYLERKRSVQDKRSVMLSVTQQGKKFLVRDPVNVLVEAIGVLEDEAKVSFRDALRHVLDQSDAAEQRHHTDVCKRCIFLREDRSTTDSRTTAEFSCRLFRAPIAEAEVDLLCTSFEHHRK; encoded by the coding sequence ATGAACTTGGCTCGCGAATCGATCGAACTGCTGGAACAGGTCGCCCGGATCCTGTGGTTCGAAGGCACCAAGCACGGCTTGCGTGACCGCGAGTGGATGGCGCTGCGTTTCCTTTCCCGCGCCAACCGGTTTTCCAGGACCCCGTCGGCGCTCGCAAGTTACGTCGGCACCACGCGTGGCACCGCCTCGTTCATCATCGGCGAGCTGGAGCGGCTCGGATATCTCGAGCGAAAGCGCTCGGTCCAGGACAAGCGGTCGGTGATGCTGAGCGTGACACAACAGGGCAAGAAGTTCCTGGTGCGCGACCCCGTCAACGTCCTTGTCGAGGCCATCGGCGTGCTCGAGGACGAGGCGAAGGTCAGCTTCCGCGACGCGCTCCGCCACGTCCTGGATCAGTCGGACGCAGCCGAACAGCGGCACCATACCGACGTCTGCAAGCGATGCATCTTCCTCCGCGAAGATCGCAGCACCACGGACAGCAGGACGACGGCCGAGTTCAGCTGCCGCCTGTTTCGCGCGCCGATCGCGGAGGCGGAGGTCGATCTGCTATGCACCAGCTTCGAGCATCACCGCAAATAG